The Drosophila bipectinata strain 14024-0381.07 chromosome 2L, DbipHiC1v2, whole genome shotgun sequence genome has a segment encoding these proteins:
- the LOC108132241 gene encoding male-specific sperm protein Mst84Dd, with amino-acid sequence MVLMLVCSFDPFYIGPCPPGCLAPLKGGCCSPCCGPSCGPCCGPCGPCGCCSSCPCGW; translated from the coding sequence ATGGTTCTGATGCTCGTGTGCTCCTTCGATCCCTTCTACATTGGACCCTGCCCTCCCGGCTGCTTGGCGCCTCTGAAGGGTGGATGCTGCTCTCCGTGCTGTGGCCCTTCCTGTGGACCTTGCTGCGGGCCTTGCGGCCCCTGTGGTTGCTGCAGCTCTTGCCCCTGCGGATGGTAG